In a genomic window of Selenomonas ruminantium subsp. lactilytica TAM6421:
- a CDS encoding JAB domain-containing protein, translating into MNITVSKIALVRETAPAYLKMRSINSPQTAVDTINDALNLKDEAQEVLACIYMNVKNHVAGVMETSRGTVDASMADPREIFKGALLHNASALIVFHNHPSGITEPSIEDLRATERLCKVGKIMNIRVLDHIIIGGEHHRSLKGTHPHLFNR; encoded by the coding sequence ATGAATATCACTGTTAGTAAAATTGCACTTGTTAGAGAAACCGCACCTGCTTATTTAAAAATGCGGAGCATAAACTCCCCACAGACTGCAGTTGATACGATAAACGATGCCCTAAACTTGAAGGACGAGGCGCAGGAAGTATTGGCCTGTATTTACATGAACGTAAAAAACCACGTCGCAGGAGTTATGGAAACAAGCAGAGGGACTGTGGATGCAAGCATGGCTGACCCTCGCGAAATATTCAAAGGGGCACTGTTGCATAATGCCTCGGCGCTGATTGTTTTTCATAATCACCCCAGTGGTATTACTGAGCCAAGTATCGAGGATTTGCGAGCAACAGAACGGCTTTGCAAGGTCGGAAAAATTATGAACATTCGTGTACTCGACCACATCATAATCGGAGGGGAGCACCACAGAAGTTTAAAGGGTACTCACCCCCACCTTTTCAATCGGTAA
- a CDS encoding molecular chaperone DnaJ: MFKYFKNIVDMKELKKAYKQWAMKLHPDLGGSEEEFKAMSAEYELCFKDIKAGIKRKTHSENINLDDVDDGYRDVINALLNIEVDVELCGEWLWISGNTKEHKDELKNIGCRWASKKHMWYWRPAWMKSTGRKGGKDMDAIRAKYGSIHVSGYSSRFKPELTD; this comes from the coding sequence ATGTTTAAATATTTCAAGAACATCGTGGATATGAAGGAACTGAAAAAAGCATACAAACAGTGGGCAATGAAACTGCACCCCGACCTCGGCGGTTCGGAGGAAGAGTTTAAGGCAATGTCAGCCGAATATGAACTGTGTTTCAAGGACATCAAAGCGGGCATCAAACGTAAAACCCATTCTGAAAATATTAACCTTGACGATGTGGACGATGGTTACAGGGATGTCATCAACGCCCTGTTAAATATCGAGGTAGATGTAGAGTTGTGCGGCGAGTGGCTATGGATAAGCGGCAACACGAAGGAGCACAAGGATGAATTGAAAAACATAGGATGCCGCTGGGCAAGTAAAAAGCACATGTGGTACTGGAGACCAGCATGGATGAAAAGCACAGGCAGAAAAGGCGGGAAGGATATGGACGCGATACGCGCAAAATACGGCAGTATTCATGTGAGCGGTTATAGTAGCCGGTTCAAACCCGAATTGACCGATTGA
- a CDS encoding tyrosine-type recombinase/integrase, whose amino-acid sequence MSEIKTVEPDVSVATPEQAADVILKSDSRTALLVSLLFYHGLRVSDVTKLKVSDFAESGKGIVMGLRDKKTKQIHNYILVDKAENAFRRYVNGQRQDIINGWRNDQRGDSFLFLGVRGHLSVRSVQRLVSDACSKVGYPDLHCHSFRHGCGTAYAKAGASAATIKYALGHKSIASSMRYIHLDEDDLHKVAQNIF is encoded by the coding sequence ATGTCTGAGATAAAGACGGTTGAACCTGATGTGTCAGTGGCTACACCGGAGCAAGCAGCTGATGTTATCCTGAAGTCAGATAGCCGGACTGCTTTGTTGGTTTCCCTGTTATTCTATCACGGCCTTCGCGTTTCGGACGTGACCAAGCTGAAGGTGTCGGACTTTGCCGAGTCGGGAAAAGGCATCGTTATGGGCTTACGCGACAAGAAAACTAAACAGATACACAACTACATCCTTGTGGACAAGGCAGAGAACGCTTTTCGCCGGTATGTAAACGGTCAGCGGCAGGACATTATCAACGGATGGCGAAATGACCAACGGGGGGACAGCTTCCTGTTTTTGGGCGTGAGAGGTCATCTTTCTGTCCGTTCCGTTCAAAGGTTGGTATCAGACGCTTGTTCCAAGGTTGGCTATCCTGACCTGCATTGCCATTCCTTCCGACATGGATGCGGCACCGCATACGCCAAAGCCGGGGCATCTGCGGCAACGATAAAATACGCGCTGGGGCACAAGTCTATTGCCTCTTCGATGCGATATATCCATCTTGACGAGGACGATCTGCATAAGGTAGCACAGAATATATTCTAA
- a CDS encoding DUF2786 domain-containing protein: protein MDNKKIMERINNLLSKTVENGCTPQEAASAAAMAQRLIAKHHVDMREYNESEEVGTDKDTVQKPWQAILAHVIAKNTCCKVIRTVRGRGKATLTFIGRETDRTAVLQMFDRLMWACARGISEQRKKYRDMYGTTKGVENSYASGFINAVESAMGEQCRALMLVVPEDVKEKTHELFPSLKKGAGIRATVSGAYNAGVRDGRSAAGRKTITM from the coding sequence ATGGATAACAAGAAAATCATGGAGCGCATCAATAACTTACTGAGCAAGACCGTGGAAAACGGATGCACACCGCAGGAAGCAGCATCAGCAGCAGCTATGGCGCAGAGGCTAATTGCAAAACACCATGTCGATATGAGAGAGTACAACGAGTCGGAGGAGGTTGGAACTGACAAGGACACTGTACAGAAGCCGTGGCAAGCGATACTGGCTCATGTCATTGCCAAAAATACATGTTGCAAGGTTATTCGCACAGTAAGGGGGCGAGGCAAAGCGACGCTGACCTTTATCGGACGCGAAACAGACCGCACCGCAGTCCTTCAGATGTTCGACCGCCTGATGTGGGCGTGTGCGCGGGGGATCAGTGAGCAGAGAAAAAAATACAGGGATATGTATGGTACGACCAAAGGCGTTGAGAACAGTTATGCTTCAGGGTTCATCAATGCTGTAGAGAGTGCTATGGGAGAACAGTGCAGGGCTTTGATGTTGGTTGTTCCCGAGGATGTAAAAGAAAAAACGCACGAGTTATTCCCCAGTCTTAAAAAAGGGGCAGGGATTCGAGCGACAGTATCAGGCGCATATAACGCGGGAGTGCGGGATGGACGGTCAGCCGCAGGCAGAAAAACAATCACGATGTAA
- the terL gene encoding phage terminase large subunit, with amino-acid sequence MAKKNQLRFFDELAEAMDKTSKKGNGTEALRVRVRDCATSLELFAKTYFPDVFTSEFSELHKEIFKSAEEMILRRKRRKNYYVRAAPRGHGKSQVISYLLIIWCICYKYKQNILLVSDTLDQAKSFISAIKTELEENERIKADFGDLSSEEKWAQDKIITSNKVQVYGRGAGQKLRGNKYGSIRPELVIIDDLENDEAVETEAQRRKLFNWFMKALLPVGTPTTDYIFIGTVLHYEALLQKLLTEPTFSMWDRKRYQAVTKFSDSPLWDEWETIMLDENNDNAGEDAYKFYKKNRAEMLEGVESLWPASGADYYENMMELRVSDPSSFASEYQNEPIDPSQAEFLPEWFDYYYELPEIVEVYGACDPSLGKAKSDRAAIIWAGKDKQGYLYILDVLMGRYKPDRIIDLIIAGSMKYQSHLKSVVIETVQFQAMFKDEVAKRGLNAGIQIPITEFNDKTPKEVRLRGLIPRIKNKYIKFRKDQTVLVNEFLRFPKASDDGMDAVNMICSAAFPVTGQKLVFGGISSNIRPKFNPMGGIFARWR; translated from the coding sequence ATGGCAAAGAAAAATCAGCTTAGATTCTTTGATGAACTTGCTGAGGCTATGGATAAGACCTCGAAAAAGGGGAATGGCACAGAAGCATTGCGGGTGCGGGTTCGGGACTGCGCCACATCACTGGAACTGTTTGCGAAAACCTATTTCCCGGATGTTTTTACATCTGAGTTCTCCGAACTGCACAAAGAAATTTTCAAATCAGCGGAGGAAATGATTTTAAGGCGTAAACGCCGGAAGAATTACTATGTACGAGCCGCTCCGCGTGGCCACGGCAAAAGTCAGGTAATCAGCTACCTGTTGATTATTTGGTGCATTTGCTATAAGTACAAACAGAATATTCTACTCGTTTCTGATACGCTCGACCAGGCCAAGTCCTTCATTTCTGCCATTAAGACAGAACTGGAAGAAAATGAGCGTATTAAAGCCGACTTCGGCGACTTATCCTCTGAGGAGAAATGGGCACAGGACAAAATCATCACATCCAACAAAGTTCAGGTTTATGGGCGCGGTGCTGGGCAGAAATTGCGCGGTAACAAATACGGCTCTATTCGCCCCGAGTTGGTCATCATTGACGATCTCGAGAACGATGAAGCTGTTGAAACTGAGGCACAACGCCGCAAACTATTCAACTGGTTTATGAAAGCCCTGCTGCCAGTAGGAACGCCGACCACCGACTATATCTTTATCGGGACAGTTTTGCATTATGAAGCATTACTGCAAAAGTTACTTACAGAGCCAACCTTCTCGATGTGGGACAGAAAGCGGTATCAGGCGGTCACAAAGTTTTCTGATTCTCCCTTGTGGGATGAATGGGAAACTATCATGCTGGACGAAAACAACGATAACGCTGGCGAGGATGCTTACAAGTTCTACAAAAAGAACAGAGCGGAAATGCTAGAGGGCGTTGAGAGTCTATGGCCTGCAAGCGGTGCTGACTACTACGAAAACATGATGGAGCTTAGGGTGTCAGATCCTAGTTCCTTCGCGTCCGAGTATCAGAATGAACCGATTGATCCCTCGCAAGCAGAATTTTTGCCGGAATGGTTTGATTATTACTATGAACTTCCTGAAATTGTGGAGGTTTATGGTGCGTGTGATCCATCTTTGGGTAAAGCGAAATCAGACCGAGCGGCAATCATTTGGGCTGGCAAGGATAAGCAAGGCTACCTTTACATACTGGATGTGCTAATGGGAAGGTATAAACCTGACCGAATCATTGACCTCATTATTGCAGGTTCTATGAAATATCAAAGCCACCTGAAAAGTGTGGTCATTGAAACAGTACAATTTCAGGCTATGTTCAAGGACGAGGTGGCCAAGCGTGGACTCAATGCGGGTATTCAAATTCCCATAACTGAGTTTAACGACAAAACCCCGAAAGAGGTTAGACTGCGCGGCCTTATCCCGCGTATCAAAAATAAATATATCAAATTCCGCAAAGACCAAACGGTGCTTGTAAATGAGTTCCTGCGGTTTCCAAAAGCGTCTGATGACGGCATGGATGCGGTAAATATGATTTGCTCTGCGGCTTTTCCGGTAACAGGGCAGAAACTTGTTTTTGGAGGTATATCCTCTAATATTAGACCAAAATTCAACCCGATGGGGGGTATATTCGCCAGATGGAGATAA
- a CDS encoding phage portal protein has protein sequence MEIKAFGRVFQMRFGKHSDRETRSTIFAFAQTVPKASTPKPTERMLRDFSRSAIPHRAISLIRDGVLAQNWRVVPAKAGDGRSYKQAIRAIENIIKHPNETDDYRTFWGQIVNETLIGDNGAAEIVFTGNPTQPMKLYPVNGFSLEYCHGFFENPKQPRFCQRQNQYNPVYLYDEDVLYIQHNKTTDSAFGLSPLESAYRQLMALGSAEEYAALQASQAMPRNALNLGEGVSENDLKAFRKYFAEEVYGSGRSPIIGGTKGAGSLKIGAEGDSELFLEWQKHLITIIALSFGIDPKKLGQGSNTDRSTVEEQNESMQNEAIRPICLLIQDAINEKIIRRLGLSDAVKFEFYYEDTHDQKMKAQQIIVDQWNTNALTFAEYREKLGLPYIDSPYNDMTQAEMKSALNKKYAVQTGGFNGVGKNQKDGVDKKTNGEKNTKS, from the coding sequence ATGGAGATAAAGGCATTTGGCAGGGTGTTTCAAATGAGATTCGGCAAGCACTCGGACAGGGAGACGCGCTCAACGATTTTTGCGTTCGCGCAGACTGTTCCTAAAGCGTCAACGCCGAAACCCACAGAGAGAATGCTCCGAGATTTTTCTCGTTCTGCTATCCCTCACCGTGCGATTTCCCTTATCCGGGACGGTGTACTCGCACAGAATTGGAGGGTAGTACCTGCGAAAGCAGGTGATGGCCGGTCTTATAAACAGGCTATCAGGGCGATTGAGAACATTATCAAGCACCCTAATGAAACAGACGATTACAGAACCTTTTGGGGACAGATTGTAAACGAAACATTGATAGGGGACAACGGTGCTGCAGAGATTGTTTTTACAGGCAATCCGACACAGCCCATGAAACTTTATCCTGTCAATGGCTTTTCGCTGGAGTATTGCCACGGATTCTTTGAAAATCCGAAGCAGCCGCGATTCTGCCAGCGTCAAAATCAGTACAATCCTGTCTATCTTTATGACGAAGATGTTCTGTATATCCAACATAATAAAACAACCGACAGTGCTTTTGGATTGTCCCCGCTGGAGTCAGCGTATCGGCAGTTAATGGCACTGGGTTCGGCAGAAGAATACGCCGCTTTGCAGGCTTCACAGGCCATGCCCCGAAATGCCTTAAACTTGGGTGAGGGCGTGTCCGAGAATGATCTGAAAGCGTTCCGAAAATACTTTGCCGAAGAGGTTTATGGTAGCGGTCGTTCCCCGATTATCGGCGGCACAAAAGGTGCGGGGAGTCTTAAAATTGGTGCTGAAGGTGACTCTGAACTGTTCCTCGAATGGCAGAAACACCTCATTACCATTATTGCCCTGTCGTTCGGCATCGATCCGAAGAAGCTGGGGCAAGGCTCTAACACTGACCGCTCAACCGTTGAAGAACAGAATGAGTCTATGCAGAACGAGGCTATTCGCCCCATTTGCTTACTGATTCAGGACGCTATCAACGAAAAAATCATTCGCCGTTTGGGACTGTCCGATGCGGTAAAATTCGAGTTCTACTACGAAGATACGCACGACCAAAAGATGAAAGCCCAGCAAATAATCGTAGACCAATGGAACACCAACGCCTTAACCTTTGCGGAATACCGCGAGAAACTAGGCTTACCCTATATTGACAGCCCATACAACGACATGACTCAGGCCGAGATGAAATCTGCTTTGAACAAAAAATACGCAGTTCAAACAGGCGGTTTTAATGGCGTGGGTAAAAACCAAAAAGATGGAGTTGACAAAAAGACCAATGGAGAAAAAAACACAAAGTCTTAG